One stretch of Pradoshia sp. D12 DNA includes these proteins:
- a CDS encoding GNAT family N-acetyltransferase — MSWYKRLREYFPEEEMKSEEHINMLLNHGQKDYFLDNGKNHILLYAEKENFIFVDYLYVMGNARGNGTGKKVLDKLKLKGKPIFLEVEPINESEEDSEKRLRFYKREGFKHANTVSYVKNSLATNKDVELEILYWSPEADKHMDQEVLDGMKEIYRDLHTYKDEELYGGKYRPTEKALKIKENKSDILDEITS, encoded by the coding sequence ATGAGTTGGTATAAAAGATTGCGTGAATATTTTCCGGAAGAGGAAATGAAATCAGAAGAACATATAAACATGCTGTTAAATCATGGCCAAAAGGACTACTTCCTTGATAATGGGAAAAATCATATTTTATTATATGCAGAGAAAGAGAACTTTATCTTTGTTGATTACTTATATGTGATGGGTAATGCAAGAGGAAATGGTACAGGAAAAAAGGTTTTGGACAAACTGAAATTGAAGGGAAAACCAATCTTTTTAGAAGTAGAGCCGATAAATGAGTCGGAAGAGGATTCAGAGAAAAGATTACGATTTTATAAACGAGAGGGTTTTAAGCATGCGAATACCGTCTCCTATGTTAAAAATTCACTCGCTACAAATAAAGATGTAGAATTGGAGATTCTTTATTGGAGTCCGGAAGCAGATAAGCATATGGATCAAGAGGTATTAGATGGAATGAAAGAAATCTATCGTGATTTGCATACTTATAAGGATGAAGAATTATATGGAGGGAAATACCGGCCAACTGAGAAAGCCTTGAAAATAAAAGAAAATAAATCTGATATTTTAGATGAAATAACAAGCTGA
- the mecA gene encoding adaptor protein MecA, whose product MEIERINENTVKFYISYGDIEKRGFDREEIWYNRDRSEELFWEMMDEVHEEEDFTVEGPLWIQIQALEKGLEILVTRAHLSKDGHKFDLPIDDPANSVDVKIESMLEEHFQTNQAIDEQITEDDTLEFVLSFKDFEDVIALSKTNGIQGVVTKLYSFENIYYLYVEFPDGEFVEEEIDNKLSIILEYADESPVTIHRLEEYGKVIIPKDVFSTVSQYFS is encoded by the coding sequence ATGGAAATCGAACGTATTAATGAGAATACTGTAAAATTCTACATTTCATATGGGGATATTGAAAAGCGAGGCTTCGATCGAGAAGAGATCTGGTATAATCGTGATCGAAGTGAGGAACTTTTCTGGGAAATGATGGATGAAGTGCATGAAGAAGAGGATTTTACTGTTGAAGGCCCACTTTGGATTCAAATCCAAGCACTTGAAAAAGGGTTGGAGATTTTAGTTACTCGAGCGCATCTATCCAAGGATGGCCATAAATTCGATTTGCCAATTGATGATCCCGCCAATTCCGTTGATGTGAAGATAGAGTCTATGCTTGAAGAGCATTTTCAAACTAACCAAGCAATAGATGAGCAAATAACAGAGGATGATACATTGGAATTTGTCCTTTCATTTAAAGACTTTGAAGATGTCATTGCATTAAGTAAAACGAACGGAATTCAAGGAGTTGTGACCAAGTTATACTCCTTTGAAAATATATATTATTTGTATGTAGAATTTCCAGATGGAGAGTTTGTGGAAGAAGAGATTGATAATAAGCTATCAATTATACTTGAATATGCTGATGAATCTCCTGTTACAATCCATCGTCTTGAAGAATATGGAAAAGTCATTATACCTAAAGATGTATTCTCGACTGTAAGCCAATACTTTTCTTAA
- a CDS encoding peptide ABC transporter substrate-binding protein — protein MKAKKISLFLVMILALSTFLAACSGGDEETGSNDKGEGKKDVEQVLNLVETSEIPSMDTVMATDSVSFNVMNNTMEGLYRLGEGDKVVAGVAEGDPTVSEDGKTFTIKLRQDAKWSNGDPVTAHDFIYAWQKAVNPDTAAEYAYMMYVIENAEEINTGKKKVEELGAKALDDYTLEIKLTNAIPYFQSLLSFGTFMPQNQKFVEEQGEKFGLEADTTLYNGPFTMSEWKHEESFTLSKNDQYWDKDTVKLETINFKIVKDTNTAVNLYETGKIDRVGLTAENVDNYKDSEEFGTEKDTSVYFLRYNQKNKALANVNIRKAIDMAYDKDAFVKTILNNGSVPAYYLVPSDFVKGPDGKDFREANGDMNVTNKDEAKKLWEQGLKEIGESKVELELLNYDGDSAKKTGEYIKEQLETTLPGLTVGLKQQPFKQKLELESKGDYDFSYAGWGPDYQDPMTFIDMFVTDGAHNQMGYSNPEYDKLVEEAGSTLLSDLPARWEALQKAEKILIEEDAAISPLYQRGLSFLSKDKVKNLYNHAFGGDYSYKWVSIEE, from the coding sequence ATGAAAGCAAAAAAAATCTCATTATTTCTTGTAATGATTCTTGCTTTGAGCACTTTCCTTGCAGCTTGTTCCGGCGGAGACGAAGAGACAGGTAGCAATGATAAAGGTGAAGGCAAGAAAGACGTTGAACAAGTACTTAACTTAGTGGAAACTTCTGAAATTCCGTCTATGGACACTGTAATGGCTACTGACTCTGTTTCTTTCAACGTTATGAACAATACGATGGAAGGTCTTTACCGTTTAGGTGAGGGAGATAAAGTTGTTGCAGGTGTTGCTGAGGGAGATCCAACAGTAAGTGAAGATGGAAAAACTTTCACTATCAAACTGCGCCAAGATGCTAAATGGTCAAATGGTGATCCTGTAACAGCTCACGATTTCATTTATGCTTGGCAAAAAGCTGTAAATCCTGATACTGCTGCTGAATATGCATACATGATGTATGTAATTGAAAATGCTGAAGAAATCAACACTGGTAAAAAGAAAGTGGAAGAGTTAGGTGCTAAAGCGCTTGATGATTACACTCTTGAAATTAAACTAACAAATGCTATCCCTTATTTCCAATCTCTACTTTCTTTCGGAACATTCATGCCACAAAATCAAAAATTTGTTGAAGAACAAGGCGAAAAATTTGGTCTTGAAGCAGATACAACACTTTATAATGGACCATTCACGATGTCTGAGTGGAAACATGAAGAAAGTTTCACACTTTCTAAAAATGATCAATACTGGGATAAAGATACTGTAAAGCTCGAAACAATCAATTTTAAAATCGTAAAAGATACTAACACAGCCGTAAACTTATATGAAACAGGTAAAATTGATCGTGTAGGATTGACTGCTGAAAACGTTGATAACTACAAAGATAGCGAAGAATTCGGTACGGAAAAAGATACTTCTGTATACTTCCTTCGTTATAACCAAAAGAACAAAGCATTAGCAAATGTTAATATCCGTAAAGCAATTGATATGGCTTATGACAAAGATGCTTTTGTAAAAACAATCTTAAATAATGGATCTGTACCTGCATACTACTTGGTACCAAGTGATTTTGTTAAAGGTCCGGACGGAAAAGATTTCCGTGAAGCTAACGGAGATATGAACGTTACAAATAAAGATGAAGCTAAAAAGCTTTGGGAACAAGGCTTGAAAGAAATCGGCGAATCCAAAGTTGAGCTCGAATTGCTGAATTATGATGGTGACTCTGCTAAGAAAACTGGTGAGTATATCAAAGAACAGCTTGAAACTACTCTTCCAGGACTTACAGTTGGCCTTAAGCAACAACCATTCAAGCAAAAACTTGAATTAGAATCTAAAGGTGATTATGACTTCTCTTATGCTGGTTGGGGTCCAGATTATCAAGATCCTATGACTTTCATCGATATGTTCGTAACTGATGGAGCTCATAACCAAATGGGATACTCAAATCCTGAGTATGACAAATTGGTCGAAGAAGCTGGATCTACATTATTAAGTGATTTGCCAGCACGTTGGGAAGCTCTTCAAAAAGCAGAAAAAATCCTAATTGAAGAAGATGCGGCCATCAGCCCACTTTATCAACGCGGACTTTCATTCCTATCGAAGGATAAAGTTAAAAATCTATACAACCACGCCTTTGGCGGAGATTACAGTTACAAGTGGGTATCAATCGAGGAATAA
- a CDS encoding putative glycoside hydrolase, with amino-acid sequence MAVLMSILMIGTLFTEVSYAATEAEKEFLLHSGQSIVLENKELPEGMQRFIKESKYSFTYPDAVRGIYVTGNSAGGSKYKELAKLVDTTDLNAMVIDIKDDFGKLTYKPDASKPYAEAGTNLIKDPDKLLKDMEKREIYPIARVTVFKDSYLANKKPEWSFLDGKEVWKNGRGESFVNPFVKDVWEYNVEIAKEAAEMGFQEIQFDYVRFPEGFENRDKELKYSVGNYGDKAVDNVQHRVNAVTDFVEYAKSELEPYGVKVSVDIFGYSATLPEAPGIGQNFSKISEHVDVISSMIYPSHWTSYFGIAKPDLEPYKLVKEYAKLENKKLSSLESPPISRPWIQDFTAPWLGKGNYKQYGKKEVEDQIRALKEEGINEYLLWNSGNRYTSGVDYKQ; translated from the coding sequence ATGGCAGTGTTAATGTCAATCCTAATGATAGGGACACTGTTTACAGAGGTATCATATGCTGCTACGGAGGCTGAAAAAGAGTTTTTACTACATAGTGGACAGAGTATTGTTCTAGAAAACAAGGAACTTCCTGAGGGGATGCAACGATTTATAAAAGAATCGAAATATTCATTTACATATCCTGATGCAGTAAGAGGCATTTATGTGACAGGAAATTCTGCAGGGGGCAGTAAATATAAAGAACTGGCAAAATTAGTGGATACAACAGATTTGAATGCGATGGTGATTGATATAAAAGATGACTTCGGTAAATTAACCTATAAACCAGATGCATCTAAGCCATATGCTGAAGCTGGAACAAATCTAATTAAAGATCCAGATAAATTATTAAAGGATATGGAAAAAAGAGAAATCTATCCGATTGCCAGAGTGACGGTTTTTAAGGATAGTTATTTGGCAAATAAAAAACCTGAATGGTCATTTTTAGATGGAAAAGAAGTATGGAAAAATGGCAGAGGAGAATCATTTGTTAACCCATTTGTAAAAGATGTATGGGAATATAACGTTGAGATTGCAAAAGAAGCAGCTGAAATGGGTTTTCAGGAAATTCAATTTGATTATGTTCGCTTTCCCGAAGGATTTGAGAATCGCGATAAAGAATTGAAATACTCAGTGGGTAATTACGGAGATAAAGCTGTAGATAATGTTCAGCATCGAGTAAATGCTGTTACAGACTTTGTAGAGTATGCTAAGAGTGAATTAGAGCCATATGGAGTAAAGGTATCAGTTGATATTTTTGGCTACTCTGCTACTCTTCCAGAAGCGCCTGGGATAGGACAAAACTTCTCTAAGATATCTGAGCATGTTGATGTCATTTCTTCTATGATCTATCCGAGTCATTGGACATCCTATTTTGGAATTGCCAAGCCAGATTTAGAACCATATAAACTTGTAAAAGAATACGCAAAACTAGAGAATAAAAAATTGAGCAGTTTAGAGAGTCCGCCAATCTCCAGGCCTTGGATTCAGGATTTTACGGCACCATGGCTAGGTAAAGGAAATTATAAGCAATACGGAAAAAAAGAAGTAGAAGATCAAATTAGAGCGTTAAAAGAAGAAGGAATCAATGAGTATTTATTATGGAACTCAGGAAACCGTTATACCTCCGGAGTAGACTATAAACAATAA
- a CDS encoding DUF3899 domain-containing protein: protein MKSSPKKFLLLNGISLLISIIYSINIKSPFLLSLIDSYFMIGLFYVCAGALLYVIGGGFFSFFSYSFKKFWKINSKKEEYISELEGDSKDKGPNMEVLTFSWTSPLLYAGIFSCVITFICSIIFFG from the coding sequence ATGAAGTCTTCACCAAAAAAATTTCTTTTATTAAACGGTATCAGCCTTCTAATTTCAATTATCTATTCAATTAATATAAAAAGTCCCTTTCTGCTTTCATTGATTGATAGCTATTTTATGATAGGCCTCTTTTATGTTTGTGCCGGCGCTCTCCTATATGTAATAGGAGGAGGTTTCTTTTCTTTCTTTTCCTACTCGTTTAAAAAATTCTGGAAAATCAATTCAAAAAAAGAAGAATATATATCTGAACTAGAAGGCGATTCTAAAGATAAAGGCCCGAATATGGAGGTACTTACCTTTTCCTGGACTAGCCCTTTACTTTATGCAGGTATCTTTTCATGTGTCATTACCTTTATTTGCTCAATTATTTTCTTTGGATAG
- the spxA gene encoding transcriptional regulator SpxA: MVTLYTSPSCTSCRKAKAWLEEHDIPYKERNIFSESLSLDEIKEILRMTEDGTDEIISTRSKTFQKLNVNLDNLPLQELFNIIQQNPGLLRRPIIIDEKRLQVGYNEDEIRRFLPRKVRTFQLREAQRLVN; encoded by the coding sequence ATGGTTACACTTTACACATCACCTAGCTGTACGTCATGTAGAAAAGCAAAAGCTTGGTTAGAAGAACATGATATTCCATATAAAGAACGTAATATTTTTTCTGAATCATTAAGTCTTGATGAAATAAAAGAGATTTTACGTATGACTGAAGATGGTACCGATGAAATCATTTCAACACGCTCGAAAACTTTTCAAAAGTTAAATGTAAATCTTGATAATTTACCTTTACAGGAATTGTTTAATATCATCCAACAGAATCCCGGATTATTAAGAAGACCAATTATCATTGATGAAAAACGTCTGCAAGTTGGTTACAACGAAGATGAAATCAGACGATTTTTACCTCGTAAAGTAAGAACATTTCAACTTCGAGAAGCACAGCGCTTAGTTAATTAA
- the opp3b gene encoding oligopeptide ABC transporter permease → MLRYTLQRIFYMIITLFVITTATFFLMKMLPGSPLKNQEKLTAEQKEIIYEKYGLNDPVPKQYVTYMTNLVKGDLGTSFQYDNRPVTELIATRIPNSAHLGFQALLFGTIVGLMLGIAAALRHNTWIDYGATVIAVLGVSIPSFVFAGFLQYFLAVENQIFPVAFWDGFEYTILPTLALSAGVIASIARFMRSEMLEVMGSDYITLAKAKGLSGVAVVFKHGIRNALIPIITILGPMAVNIMTGTLIIERIFAIPGLGEQFVNSINMNDYPTIMGTTIFYSALFILVIFLVDIMYGIVDPRIRLAGGKK, encoded by the coding sequence ATGCTGCGATATACATTACAACGGATATTCTATATGATTATTACTTTATTTGTTATTACAACTGCTACCTTTTTCTTGATGAAAATGCTGCCGGGATCTCCGCTGAAAAATCAGGAAAAGCTTACTGCTGAACAAAAAGAGATTATTTATGAAAAATATGGACTGAATGACCCAGTGCCGAAGCAGTATGTCACTTATATGACAAATTTAGTTAAAGGGGACTTAGGTACTTCTTTCCAATATGACAACAGACCGGTTACAGAATTAATTGCTACACGGATTCCAAATTCTGCCCATCTGGGTTTTCAAGCTTTGCTGTTTGGAACGATTGTTGGCCTAATGTTAGGAATAGCTGCTGCACTGCGTCATAATACATGGATAGATTATGGTGCCACTGTTATTGCTGTCCTGGGTGTTTCGATCCCATCCTTCGTTTTTGCAGGATTTTTACAGTATTTCTTAGCCGTTGAAAATCAAATCTTCCCGGTTGCTTTCTGGGATGGATTCGAATATACGATTTTGCCAACACTGGCGCTTTCCGCTGGGGTTATAGCAAGCATCGCTCGTTTTATGAGGTCTGAAATGCTAGAAGTTATGGGATCGGATTATATTACTCTTGCAAAAGCAAAGGGTTTATCTGGTGTAGCTGTAGTATTTAAGCATGGTATAAGAAATGCATTGATTCCAATTATTACGATTCTTGGACCAATGGCTGTCAATATTATGACTGGAACACTAATAATTGAACGAATCTTTGCTATTCCTGGATTAGGGGAACAATTTGTTAACTCTATTAATATGAATGATTATCCAACCATTATGGGTACTACGATTTTTTATAGTGCACTATTTATTCTTGTAATCTTCTTGGTGGACATCATGTATGGAATTGTTGATCCTCGTATCCGCCTTGCTGGGGGGAAAAAATAA
- a CDS encoding ABC transporter ATP-binding protein has product MEKLLEVKNLHVSFDTYGGEVKAVRGVSFDLFKGETLAIVGESGSGKSVTTKALMRLIPNPPGRIKEGQILFGENRDLVKMTEREMQRIRGKEMSMIFQDPMTSLNPTMKVGKQIMEGLIKHQNLSKAAARERAIELLRLVGIAQPEIRMNQYPHQFSGGMRQRVVVAIALSCNPKVLIADEPTTALDVTIQAQILELMKDLQNKIDTSIIFITHDLGVVANVADRVAVMYGGQIVETGTVDEIFYDPRHPYTWGLLSSMPSLDNSGDVELTAIPGTPPDLIHPPKGCPFAPRNPYALAIDYEKEPPMFQISDTHFAKTWLLHPDAPKVNPPELVQQRIRHMASNFEKPVQVGGVN; this is encoded by the coding sequence ATGGAGAAATTACTTGAAGTAAAAAATTTGCATGTCTCCTTCGATACCTATGGTGGTGAGGTTAAAGCTGTACGTGGAGTTAGTTTTGACTTGTTCAAAGGAGAAACATTGGCAATTGTTGGAGAATCCGGTTCCGGAAAATCCGTTACAACAAAGGCATTAATGAGATTAATTCCGAATCCTCCAGGACGTATAAAAGAGGGACAAATACTTTTTGGAGAAAATCGTGACCTTGTTAAAATGACTGAAAGAGAAATGCAACGAATTCGCGGTAAAGAAATGTCAATGATATTCCAGGATCCGATGACTTCTTTAAACCCAACCATGAAAGTCGGTAAGCAAATTATGGAAGGGTTAATCAAGCATCAAAATTTAAGCAAAGCAGCTGCCCGTGAGCGAGCTATCGAGCTTTTAAGATTAGTAGGGATTGCCCAGCCTGAAATTCGTATGAACCAATATCCTCACCAATTCTCAGGCGGAATGAGACAGCGTGTAGTTGTAGCGATTGCTCTTTCATGCAATCCAAAAGTGCTGATTGCAGACGAACCAACAACAGCCTTGGATGTTACCATTCAGGCCCAAATACTAGAATTAATGAAGGATTTACAAAATAAAATTGATACATCCATTATCTTTATTACACATGATTTAGGAGTTGTTGCGAACGTAGCTGATCGTGTAGCGGTTATGTACGGAGGACAAATTGTTGAGACTGGAACGGTAGATGAAATTTTCTATGATCCGCGCCATCCGTATACATGGGGGCTATTATCCTCAATGCCTAGCCTAGATAATAGTGGGGATGTTGAGCTTACAGCGATTCCTGGTACTCCTCCGGATTTGATTCATCCACCGAAGGGGTGTCCATTTGCACCAAGGAATCCCTATGCTTTAGCAATTGATTATGAAAAGGAACCGCCTATGTTCCAGATTTCAGATACTCATTTTGCAAAAACTTGGCTCCTACATCCTGATGCACCAAAAGTAAATCCACCGGAGCTAGTCCAACAGCGTATTCGCCATATGGCCTCCAATTTTGAAAAACCTGTACAAGTAGGAGGGGTTAACTAA
- the opp3C gene encoding oligopeptide ABC transporter permease has product MENNLKTENLSPELFKVVGQESHEAEKIVRPSLTFWQDAWRHLLKNKGAIFGLVMVVIFGLLAIFAPMTSGYTYKQQDIANSKLPPRVQGLENISWLPFDGTDKNGVNVYEKNGIEDRYHWFGTDDLGRDQWTRVWYGARISLYIAILAAVIEFFIGVTYGGISGFFGGRIDAVMQRIIEVLVGIPYLIVVILMILIFEKPGVISITLAMVITGWIGMARMVRGQFLKLRDQEYVLASKTLGASNRSLIFKHLLPNVLGPIIVTSMFTIPGAIFTEAFLSFIGLGIAAPEASLGSLVNDGFRYIKSYPYLLIIPSLAISILILSFNLLADGLRDALDPKMRK; this is encoded by the coding sequence ATGGAAAATAATCTAAAGACAGAAAACCTTTCTCCAGAATTATTTAAGGTTGTAGGGCAAGAATCTCATGAAGCAGAGAAAATCGTTCGCCCCAGCCTAACATTTTGGCAGGATGCATGGAGACATTTACTTAAAAATAAAGGTGCAATTTTTGGACTTGTCATGGTTGTGATCTTCGGTCTTTTAGCAATCTTTGCACCAATGACGTCTGGTTACACATATAAGCAACAGGACATAGCAAATTCTAAATTGCCGCCTCGTGTTCAGGGGTTGGAAAATATCAGCTGGCTTCCATTTGATGGTACAGATAAAAATGGTGTGAATGTCTATGAAAAAAATGGTATTGAAGACAGATATCACTGGTTTGGTACAGATGATTTAGGGCGTGACCAATGGACAAGGGTTTGGTACGGCGCAAGGATTTCCTTGTATATCGCTATATTGGCAGCCGTAATTGAGTTTTTCATTGGTGTAACCTATGGAGGGATATCCGGTTTCTTTGGAGGCAGAATTGACGCTGTCATGCAGCGTATTATTGAAGTGCTCGTCGGTATTCCATATCTAATTGTTGTTATTTTAATGATCCTAATTTTCGAAAAACCTGGGGTAATTTCGATTACACTCGCCATGGTTATAACCGGTTGGATAGGAATGGCTCGGATGGTTAGGGGGCAATTCCTGAAATTAAGAGATCAGGAGTATGTTTTGGCTTCGAAAACGCTAGGTGCTTCAAATAGAAGCTTAATATTCAAGCATTTACTACCAAATGTATTAGGACCCATTATTGTTACATCGATGTTTACAATTCCGGGAGCCATATTCACCGAGGCATTCCTAAGCTTTATTGGTCTGGGAATTGCTGCACCTGAAGCTTCTTTGGGTTCTTTAGTAAATGACGGTTTTAGATATATAAAATCATATCCATATTTATTGATCATTCCATCCTTAGCTATCAGTATACTAATCTTAAGCTTTAACTTATTGGCTGATGGTCTCCGTGATGCGCTTGATCCAAAAATGCGAAAATAA
- a CDS encoding ABC transporter ATP-binding protein, with protein sequence MATKEKIIEVKGLKQYFNVGKPNMVKAVDDVSFEIYKGETFGLVGESGCGKSTTGRSIIRLYDLSGGEVIFKGKEVHGRKSGKDLKQFNRGMQMIFQDPYASLNPRMTVGDIIAEGIDIHGLAKNKEERMKRVYDLLETVGLNREHASRYPHEFSGGQRQRIGIARALAVDPEFIIADEPISALDVSIQAQVVNLLKKLQKEKGLTYLFIAHDLSMVKYISDRIGVMYYGKLVEVADSEDLYKNPMHPYTQSLLSAIPLPDPESERTRRRKPYNPDVHGYDENEQLEMREIAPGHHVLCSLNEFEQYKKTYIKKN encoded by the coding sequence ATGGCTACAAAAGAAAAAATTATCGAAGTCAAAGGACTTAAACAATATTTTAATGTTGGTAAACCGAATATGGTTAAAGCGGTGGACGATGTATCTTTTGAAATCTATAAAGGTGAAACATTCGGTCTGGTGGGAGAATCTGGATGTGGCAAATCTACAACAGGGCGATCCATTATCCGTTTATATGATTTGAGTGGCGGAGAAGTCATTTTTAAAGGGAAAGAAGTCCATGGCAGAAAATCAGGTAAGGATCTAAAGCAATTTAACCGAGGTATGCAAATGATCTTTCAGGATCCTTATGCTTCATTAAATCCTCGTATGACTGTGGGCGATATTATTGCTGAAGGCATTGATATACACGGATTAGCGAAAAATAAGGAAGAACGTATGAAACGCGTATACGATCTTCTTGAAACGGTTGGACTTAACCGTGAGCATGCGAGTCGTTATCCGCATGAATTCTCTGGTGGTCAGCGTCAAAGGATTGGGATTGCCCGTGCACTCGCAGTGGATCCTGAATTTATTATTGCCGATGAGCCAATCTCAGCGCTTGATGTTTCCATTCAGGCACAGGTTGTTAACCTTCTGAAAAAGCTTCAAAAAGAAAAAGGGTTAACATATTTGTTCATCGCGCATGACTTGTCAATGGTGAAATACATCAGTGACCGTATTGGTGTTATGTATTATGGTAAATTGGTAGAAGTTGCAGACAGTGAAGATCTATATAAAAACCCAATGCATCCATATACACAATCTCTACTTTCTGCGATTCCTCTGCCGGATCCGGAAAGTGAACGCACGCGTAGAAGAAAACCGTATAATCCGGACGTTCATGGTTATGATGAAAATGAACAACTAGAAATGCGTGAGATTGCACCAGGACATCATGTATTGTGTTCATTAAATGAATTTGAGCAATATAAAAAAACATATATCAAAAAAAATTAG